The following coding sequences are from one Nilaparvata lugens isolate BPH chromosome 4, ASM1435652v1, whole genome shotgun sequence window:
- the LOC120350976 gene encoding uncharacterized protein LOC120350976: MIATIMKSIILCFVIEGGCALWEEIAGPYDIRFSYGSNCDKRGKINLFEPIKARKLNRTHFVYSGIFDVGAPMDDNLKVRVVASNKGTNGRYNNVVDIEMKACEMARKFGMEIIASILDHCNGTFYCPRERFTCVMKNWTVNYNINNVPALPYGEYRLEASIIKVHQNYRRELISCTRIYGLITPKMPKSPKKTQQSNCMSNASSLITL, encoded by the exons ATGATTGCTACAATCATGAAGTCGATTATTCTGTGCTTTGTGATTGAAGGAGGATGTGCTCTTTGGGAGGAGATAGCA GGCCCTTATGACATCAGATTCAGTTATGGCTCAAATTGTGATAAAAGAGGGAAAATTAATCTTTTTGAGCCCATAAAAGcgagaaaattgaatagaacacATTTTGTGTACAGTGGTATTTTTGATGTTGGAGCACCCATGGATGATAACTTGAAG GTGAGAGTAGTAGCATCAAACAAAGGCACAAACGGACGTTACAACAATGTtgttgatattgaaatgaaagcCTGCGAGATGGCTAGGAAATTTGGCATGGAAATCATTGCAAGTATACTCGACCATTGCAATGGCACATTCTATTGTCCAAGGGAGAGA TTCACTTGTGTGATGAAAAACTGGACTGTGAATTACAACATCAACAATGTACCTGCTCTTCCTTATGGTGAATACAGATTGGAGGCCTCGATCATCAAGGTGCATCAGAATTATAGAAGAGAGCTGATATCATGTACAAGAATTTATGGATTAATTACTCCAAAAATGCCTAAATCTCCAAAGAAAACTCAGCAGAGTAATTGCATGTCGAATGCTTCATCACTTATTACACTATAA
- the LOC120350977 gene encoding uncharacterized protein LOC120350977, translating into MKACEMARKFGMEINTSVLNHCNQTFYCPRERFTCVMKNWTVNYNFNNVPALPYGEYRLEMSFIKMHQYNRKELISCTRYYGIITPKMPKSPKKTQQSNRMTNASSLITP; encoded by the exons atgaaagcTTGTGAGATGGCTAGGAAATTTGGCATGGAAATCAATACAAGTGTACTAAACCATTGCAATCAAACATTCTATTGTCCgagggagaga TTCACTTGTGTGATGAAAAACTGGACTGTGAATTACAACTTCAACAACGTACCTGCTCTTCCTTATGGCGAATACAGATTGGAGATGTCGTTCATTAAGATGCATCAATATAATAGAAAAGAGCTGATATCATGTACAAGATATTATGGGATAATTACTCCAAAAATGCCTAAATCTCCAAAGAAAACTCAGCAGAGTAATCGCATGACGAATGCTTCATCACTTATTACACCATAA
- the LOC120351108 gene encoding uncharacterized protein LOC120351108, with protein sequence MIAPIMNLIILCFVIKGGSALWEEIAGPYDIKFIHGTNCDKRGKINLFEPIKARKLNRTHYVYSGIIDIGAPVDDNLKVTIIELQEISRY encoded by the exons ATGATTGCTCCAATCATGAACTTGATAATTCTGTGCTTTGTGATTAAAGGAGGATCTGCTCTTTGGGAGGAAATAGCG GGTCCATATGACATCAAATTCATTCATGGCACAAACTGTGAtaaaagaggaaaaataaatcTTTTTGAGCCCATAAAAGCAAGAAAGTTGAATCGAACACATTATGTATACAGTGGTATTATAGATATAGGAGCACCTGTAGATGATAACTTGAAGGTAACAATCATTGAACTACAAGAAATCTCAAGATATTGA